Within Deinococcota bacterium, the genomic segment GACGTTTCGCTAGGTTTTGTTGGACAAGAGAAGCTCTGTACGATCTTCATCTGCGGATGAAGATCGTATCTATAGGATCCTCCTCCGAGGGTGGAGCAGGTCTCTAATAGTTGGTGATGAGGTTATTGTCGTGACGTTCCGGTAATTCGGCCGCCTCGCTACCAATCTCGTGGCGCCTTTCGTAAGAACGCGGTGCGGGTCGCCTTGCGCTAGCTAGCTTGTTGCAGTAGTTGACTTTATATGTCAACATTTTGGTAAAGACGCCTCGAGCGTCGCAAGGAGTGAGCCATGAACTATGCCAACCCCGAGGTACTCGTCTCGACGGACTGGGTGGCCGAGCACCTAAGCGACGCCACCATCCGCCTCATCGAGGTGGATGAAGACGTCTTGCTCTACGAGCAGGGTCACGTCCCCGGCGCGGTCAAGCTCGACTGGCACACCGAACTCCAGCGCCAGGACGTGCGCGACTTCATCGACGAAGAGGGCTTCGCCAAGCTGATGGCGGAAAAGGGCATCTCGAACGACACCACCGTGGTTCTCTATGGCGACAAGTCGAACTGGTGGGCCGCCTACGCCTTCTGGTTTTTCAAGTACAACGGCCACAAGGACGCGCGCCTCATGAACGGCGGCCGTCAGAAGTGGCTGGACGAGGGCCGCGAGCTCACCACCGAGGCCCCCTCGCACCCCAAGGGCGGCTACGAGGTACCCTACCGCGACGAGTCGATCCGCGCCTACGCCCCAGACGTCTTGCAGCACATCATCAAGGTGCAGAGCGGCAAGGCGACGCTGGTCGACGTGCGCAGCCCCGCCGAGTTCAGCGGCGAGCTCCTGCACATGCCCAACTACCCCCAAGAGGGCGCCCAGCGCGGCGGCCATATCCCCGGTGCGCAGAACATCCCCTGGGCGCAGGCGGCCAATGAGGACGGCACCTTCAAGAGCGCCGAGGACCTCGCCCAGCTCTACGGGAACAAGGGCGTGACCCAGGACAAGGACGTCATCGCCTACTGCCGCATCGCCGAGCGCAGCTCGCACTCCTGGTTCGTCCTCAAGTACCTCCTGGGTTACCCCAAGGTCCGCAACTACGACGGCTCCTGGACCGAGTGGGGCAACATGGTGGGCGTGCCTATCGAGAAGACGGCTTAAGGACAAGACTGAGGGCTGAGCGGCAGGCTTCAAGCTCAGCTCTCGGCACCGGTCCTTGCCCGTCCTGGCTCTAGACCGTCGCCGTAACCGGCTCGAGCGCGCGCCTGATAGCCGCCTCGAGCCCCTCCATACCCTCCTCGAGTTCGGCGTCGCTCATGCGAATGGGTGGAAGCAAACGGATGACGTTGCCATAGGTGCCGGTCGGCAGGAGAATCAGGCCGCTCTCGCGGGCGTTGGCGACGATGGCCTGGACCGCTTCTTTGTTCGGCGTCTTGTCCTCGGCGCTGGTGACGAACTCGAGGCCGATCATGGCGCCCAGGCCGCGCACGTCGCCTAACTGCGCGAACTCGAGCTGCAGGTCACGGAGGCGGCCCATGAGCACCGTACCGATCTTGCGCGCCCGCTCCAAGAGCCCCTCCTCCAGGATAACGTCCAGCGTAGCCAGCGCCGCCGCGCAGGCGGTGGGGTTGCCGCCGAAGGTCGAGCCGAGCTGACCGGGGCCAACCTTGTCCATTACCTCGGCCTTGCCGATGACCGCCGAGAGCGGAAAGCCCGAGGCGAGCGCCTTGGCGCTGGTGATGATATCGGGCTCCAAGCCGTAGTGGTCGACCGCCCACCACGCGCCGGTGCGGCCGATGCCCGATTGGATCTCGTCGTCGATCCAGAGGGCGCCGATCTCGCTTGCGTAGGCGCGCAGGGCCCGGAGAAAGCTTTCGGGCGCGGGGATGAAGCCGCCCTCACCGGCCACGGGCTCGAGCAAAAAGGCCGCCACCTCGCCCTCGCCGATGGTCGTCTTGACCTGATCCTGCAATAGGTCGATGTAGTACCGCGTGCTCTGCGCCTCGCTGGCGCCCGCTAGGGGGCTGCGGTAGAGGTAGGGGTAGTGGGCGCGGTAGATCTCGGCGGCGCGGGGCGCGAAACCCTCCTTGTAGGGGTCGGCCTTGCCGGTCAGCGACAGGGTCATGTGGGTGCGGCCGTGAAAGGCGTGGGTAAAGGCCACCACGCCCTGGCGCTTGGTCGCTACCCGCGCGATCTTGACCGCGTTCTCCACCGCCTCGGCGCCCGAGTTGACGAGAAAGGTCCTTTTGGGCGAGGGACCGGGGGCGAGGCCGTTGAGCCTTTCGCAGAGCGCGATATAGCTCTCGTGCATGCCGACCGCGAAGCAGAGGTGCTGAAAGCGTTCGCTCTGCTGGCGCACGGCCTCTAATACCCGCGGGTGCGAGTGGCCTATGTTCATCACCGCGATGCCGACGCTCCAGTCCAAATACTTCTTGCCGTCGGCGTCCCAGAGGTACGATCCCTCGGCGCGCTCTGGGTAAAAGGGATGCACCGAGTAGGCGGCGGGCGCGACCGCTTCGGCGCGGCGCTGGCGTAAACTGTCGTTGCTCACGTTATCCTCCCTCGACTTTACTTTCCAAGGTAGACAGAGAAAATTCCGAATAATCTTAGCTTCACTCTTACTTATACTTTCTAAGCAAAAGCAAAAGGCGACTGCGCCTTACAAAGCCATGTTAGCACTCCAGGCGGTTCTTGTGTACTCCCATCCCTGTAAGCGCTCCACCTTCCCTGCAAGCGCTCCATCAGGAAAACAAGGTGCAAGCGCCGTGTCGCAAACCGAGTCGCCGGACGACGGCAAGAGGGTCGTGGGCAAGAGGGTCGTGTTTCTGTCGCCACATGACCGTTTCCTGACAAACTGTATGAAATGCCTTATTGGCAAGGGCGAAGACATGGCAGGCTGAAGAGTCAGACGCGGAACCGCTTTGCAAGCAGACGAACGACCGTCCGTGGCTGTCAAGAATGGAGAGACGACATGAAAAAGATTTTTAGCCTTTTAGCCCTCGGTCTTGCCCTTGCCCTCGCCGCTTGCGCCCCTCAAGCCCAACCGGATATGGCCATGCAGGAGGGGATGGCGCAGGAGGAGTCGGCCGCCCCGATGGCGCCAGAGACCGCGGCGGATATGGACGCGATGACCACCCTCGTCGAACTCTTCGGCGATGAGGAGGTGCCGCCGGTCGATACCCTGGCCTTTGGCGCCGCCACCGTGACCCTGACGGGCAACACCCTCGAGCTCGTCGGCACCTTCGAGAACCTCGAGAGCGACCTGA encodes:
- a CDS encoding sulfurtransferase — encoded protein: MNYANPEVLVSTDWVAEHLSDATIRLIEVDEDVLLYEQGHVPGAVKLDWHTELQRQDVRDFIDEEGFAKLMAEKGISNDTTVVLYGDKSNWWAAYAFWFFKYNGHKDARLMNGGRQKWLDEGRELTTEAPSHPKGGYEVPYRDESIRAYAPDVLQHIIKVQSGKATLVDVRSPAEFSGELLHMPNYPQEGAQRGGHIPGAQNIPWAQAANEDGTFKSAEDLAQLYGNKGVTQDKDVIAYCRIAERSSHSWFVLKYLLGYPKVRNYDGSWTEWGNMVGVPIEKTA
- a CDS encoding aspartate aminotransferase family protein — translated: MSNDSLRQRRAEAVAPAAYSVHPFYPERAEGSYLWDADGKKYLDWSVGIAVMNIGHSHPRVLEAVRQQSERFQHLCFAVGMHESYIALCERLNGLAPGPSPKRTFLVNSGAEAVENAVKIARVATKRQGVVAFTHAFHGRTHMTLSLTGKADPYKEGFAPRAAEIYRAHYPYLYRSPLAGASEAQSTRYYIDLLQDQVKTTIGEGEVAAFLLEPVAGEGGFIPAPESFLRALRAYASEIGALWIDDEIQSGIGRTGAWWAVDHYGLEPDIITSAKALASGFPLSAVIGKAEVMDKVGPGQLGSTFGGNPTACAAALATLDVILEEGLLERARKIGTVLMGRLRDLQLEFAQLGDVRGLGAMIGLEFVTSAEDKTPNKEAVQAIVANARESGLILLPTGTYGNVIRLLPPIRMSDAELEEGMEGLEAAIRRALEPVTATV
- a CDS encoding CHRD domain-containing protein, coding for MKKIFSLLALGLALALAACAPQAQPDMAMQEGMAQEESAAPMAPETAADMDAMTTLVELFGDEEVPPVDTLAFGAATVTLTGNTLELVGTFENLESDLIEVAGTPAHIHEAPRGEAGGVIFPIAVTANPDMRSGAFSLSEELSSEQLDALRAGNFYINVHTENNPGGEIRGQIELDMTGM